The Juglans regia cultivar Chandler chromosome 2, Walnut 2.0, whole genome shotgun sequence genome includes a window with the following:
- the LOC108984882 gene encoding glycerophosphodiester phosphodiesterase GDPDL1-like, which produces MVCQQAFPATFNPRGWAFFLLLLQCSAVLTLVSAQQPSKTARWPTLSGKPPLVIARGGFSGLFPDSSSIAYDMAQAVSLPNVHLWCDVQLTKDGVGICTSSVKLENATDIATIYKNRSRVYQVNKVPTRGWFSLDFTYKELANNVSITQGVYSRTNRFDNHGFAISTVDHLAKTLKPPGIWLNIQYDAFFTQHNLSMTRFVLSVSRRVKVDYISSPEVAFLKSIASGFQPTTTKLVFRFLGRDEIEPSTSQTYGSLLKNLTFIKTFASGILVPKSYIWPVDATLYLQPHTSVVADAHKAGLEVFASDFVNDIPISYNYSHDPISEYLSFVNNADFSVDGVLSDFPITPSEAIACFAHLGRQAPSQAKPLVISKYGASGDYPGCTDLAYKKAIADGADVIDCPVQLAKDGTPFCLSSENLTQSAIVGSNAVGGIFSFNLAWNQIQTLTPAIANPSAKFRMFRNPKFKNAGKFVTLSDFLALSKNAKSLTGVLINIENAQGVRVADAVNEALIKAGFDKQTSLKVMIQSSNSSVLMKFKGKSNNYELVFKADGDIVDGPNADSTIKSIKTFADSVVVSKDFIFPELEAFITNTTDIVPRLHAEKLLVYVETFSNEFVTQSWDFLSDATVEINTFVQVAKIDGIITDFPNTAARYKRNRCIGAGKKTPSYMEPVTPGSLYEFGG; this is translated from the exons ATGGTTTGCCAGCAAGCTTTTCCGGCAACGTTCAACCCACGCGGTTGGGCGTTCTTTCTTCTCCTGCTTCAGTGCTCCGCGGTATTGACTCTGGTATCTGCTCAGCAACCTAGCAAGACTGCTCGCTGGCCTACGCTTTCTG gtAAACCGCCTCTAGTGATTGCACGAGGAGGGTTTTCAGGGCTGTTTCCAGATTCTAGTTCAATTGCCTATGATATGGCACAGGCAGTTAGTCTACCCAATGTCCACTTATGGTGTGACGTGCAATTAACAAAGGATGGAGTTGGGATTTGTACGTCGAGTGTCAAGTTGGAGAATGCTACCGACATtgctactatttacaaaaacaGAAGTAGGGTTTACCAAGTTAATAAGGTCCCTACCCGTGGATGGTTTTCTCTGGATTTCACCTACAAGGAGCTAGCAAATAATGTCTCCA TAACGCAAGGAGTCTATTCTCGAACTAACCGGTTTGATAACCATGGCTTCGCAATTAGCACCGTTGATCATTTGGCTAAAACACTAAAACCACCAGGCATATGGTTGAACATTCAG TACGATGCATTCTTCACGCAACACAATTTGAGTATGACAAGATTTGTGCTCTCTGTTTCGAGAAGAGTGAAAGTTGATTACATTTCATCACCAGAGGTGGCTTTCCTAAAAAGTATTGCGTCGGGATTTCAACCTACAACGACAAAACTGGTCTTCCGGTTTCTAGGACGAGATGAGATTGAGCCTTCAACGAGCCAGACATATGGCTCCCTGTTGAAGAATCTTACTTTTATCAAGACATTTGCCTCCGGAATCCTTGTTCCCAAATCTTACATATGGCCTGTAGATGCAACTCTTTATTTACAACCTCATACCTCTGTTGTCGCGGATGCTCATAAAGCAGGGCTTGAAGTTTTCGCCTCGGATTTTGTAAATGACATTCCCATAAGCTACAATTACAGTCATGATCCCATATCTGAATACTTGTCTTTCGTTAACAATGCTGACTTCTCTGTTGATGGAGTGCTGAGCGATTTCCCAATTACTCCATCAGAGGCCATAG CTTGCTTTGCTCATCTCGGCAGACAAGCTCCATCACAAG CGAAACCATTGGTTATCTCTAAATATGGAGCAAGTGGAGATTACCCAGGTTGCACAGACTTGGCATATAAGAAAGCTATTGCAGATGGCGCAGACGTAATTGACTGCCCAGTTCAACTGGCCAAGGATGGGACACCATTTTGCCTGAGCTCAGAAAATTTGACACAAAGCGCAATAGTTGGTTCAAACGCTGTGGGtggaatattttcctttaaccTGGCATGGAATCAGATTCAAACCTTGACAC CGGCAATAGCAAACCCCTCCGCGAAGTTTAGAATGTTCCGGAACCCGAAGTTCAAAAATGCGGGAAAGTTTGTAACATTGTCCGATTTCTTGGCCTTGTCAAAGAACGCGAAATCTCTTACTGGTGTCCTGATCAACATAGAG AATGCACAGGGAGTGAGAGTAGCCGATGCAGTCAACGAAGCCTTGATCAAAGCTGGTTTTGACAAACAGACATCCTTAAAAGTTATGATCCAGTCCAGTAATAGCTCAGTTCTAATGAAATTCAAGGGCAAAAGCAATAATTACGAGCTTGTATTCAAGGCTGATGGGGATATTGTTGATGGCCCAAACGCCGACTCAACCATTAAGAGCATAAAGACATTTGCCGATTCTGTGGTTGTCAGCAAGGACTTCATCTTCCCTGAACTTGAAGCATTTATCACTAATACTACCGATATTGTGCCCAGGCTTCATGCAGAGAAGCTCCTTGTTTATGTAGAGACATTCAGCAATGAGTTTGTGACTCAATCATGGGACTTCCTCTCAGATGCAACTGTGGAGATCAACACATTTGTCCAGGTGGCAAAAATTGATGGTATCATCACCGATTTCCCTAATACGGCTGCCAGATACAAAA GAAATCGGTGCATAGGTGCGGGGAAAAAGACACCTTCATACATGGAGCCTGTTACGCCTGGAAGTTTGTATGAATTCGGTGGTTAA